The genomic interval atacataaaaatatcacttaatatgtgctgtgatgttatagtttgtacagtcaaagaagtataaaatacacatctatttatttttatagatctttggtacagttaacagttcattgtcatttgaaatctacgatgtaaatagtaattgtcataatatttcgtttgttttgttggaaatctaaaaacatttggccattttgcaaataggatacccttaataattagactagccactagactgataattacgacatttctatgattttttttcttttttatgttcatagagacaaaagtcaGTCTactctagagattttctaagaagactgatgttaaaattgtaatattggacatagtatatagactggctcagttcactacatgaaatcataaaaatgggaaaaaaatatcatagcctaggagctagtcttcttaataatcattttaaaacttcaacatttttttcaactgtgtatcatacagaaaaataagtccatacactgtgactgtacaatcatacatacactgAAAAAGGCtcgatgaaatgattaaaaagtagacttttccttaaatatatgatacattcatgcatccttaaaggtgtttcaggtagcaggaaaatgcatctattcatgtgccatattaaaaaaaattcgcaatcgggaggggatacccctcccgaacccaccccaggttgggcccccccagcaaaaaaatcctgcacacgggcctgttAAAGTGCATGCTAGTAATGCATTTCTATGTTAaactttacattttacaaagcgggggggggggggggggggggggaatgaaCAAAATAAGTTAAGTTCTAGATGGTGGTATTTGGGGGaatgaaagttttgtttaaaattactttattggagtttcagttttcaaattaagtcaatttaaagtttgaatactAGGTCAGACAACTAGATGAACTATCAAACTTTCACTGTTTCACTGTTGGTATTCGTGTTTATAAATTTCAAGCATTTCTTTAGCCtctgatatttgtttttattttactgcGTTTCGTTCGCTTCCAATAactacaagagctgtcacaggagacagcgtgctcgactatttcgatgctggatagtgaaactgggcacatctgaggaaactagagctgtcactggagtgtttaatgactccgattgtggatgaagatattgcacaatagcctgagtctctgtcaaaaatatcaacttaaagtaataagagaagtaaagataaaatgtatcaagtaatagaaagagcattgaaacttgggggtaaacgatttgtacgagggggcatagcccccgagtataaattgtttacccgagagttttaatgttctttctgttttgtatcatagcaatccatatatggtagttgtaggcgttccacattgccatatacagcagttcagtgagtacttaaaacccttgctttacaaatgtgtaaagcccaggtaaaagaAACCAACGCTAGagcaaaaaatcaataaaatacacctcGCTGTCcactgttccagacatgctggcatactttcctatccaacagtgcggtaactagcgtgcgggtattaaatacctgcacacttcagttaccgcaccctgtactcagtgtatacgaattgcctgcaccaaatttgttaagaaaaaacaccgagctatgatacaaaacactatttgtatcatagctcggtgttttttcttaacaaatttggtgcaggtaattcgtatactccaagtacagggtgcggtaactaaaagtgtgcaggtatttaatacctgcacgctagttaccgcacttttagataggaaagtatgccagctgtctggaacagtagacagcaagtgtattttattgattttctgctctagcattggtttattttacctgggctttacacatttgtaaagcaaggattttaagtactcactgaactgctgtatatggcaatgtggaccgcctacaactaccatatatggatggctatgatacaaaacagaaagaacattaaaactctcgggtaaacgatttatactcgggggctacgcccccttgtacaaatcgtttaccctcgagtttcaatgctctttctattacataaatatgtcctaagcaaaaaggggcataattcattaaatattggtgccagagttatgcaccttgcaacataaagtgtgggtgatgatgttgaacaactattttaagtttgcatcaaatccattcagtaataacagagacagagtgaaagtgcatcaaaactttaacctaaaattctaagtaaaaaggggaaataattcatacaaaattggtcccagagttatgcaccttgcatcatatgataagggtaataatgttgaacaattgtttaagtttgaatcagatccattcagtaacaacagagatagagtgaaagtgcataaaactttaacctgaaattctaagtaaaaaggggaataattcatgaaaaattgtgccagagttatgcatcttgtgttatatgatgtgggtgatgatgctgaacaactattttaagtttgaatcaaatccattcagtaataacagaggtagagtgaaagtgcaccaaaactttaacctgaaattctaagtaaaaagggggaataattcattaaaaaatggtgccagagttatgcatcttgtgtcatatgatgtgggtgatgatgctgaacaactattttaattttgaatcaaatccattcagtaataacagaggtagagtgaaagtgcaccaaaactttaacctgaaattctaagtaaaaagccttaaagggggaataattcatgaaaaaatggtgccagagttatgcaccttgtgtcatatgatgtgggtgatgatgttgaacaactattttaagtttgaatcaaatccattcagtaataacagagatagagtgaaagtgcatcaaaactttaacctgaaaatctaagtgaaaagggggataattcatgaaatattggtgccagagttatggcccttatgtcagatgatgtgggtgatgatgaggaataagtatttcaagtttgaatcaaatccatcaagtaattacagagatattttgaaaaaagagaaagtgcaccaaaactttaaccaaggtggggacgcggaaagacgccgacgccgacgccgacgccggggcgagtaggatagctctccttatacttcgtatagtcgagctaaaaatctgtaAATCGCACATATATCAGAATTATTTGGCTTTTATGTGTTTAAATGGATGTAAAATACACTGGTACTTTTttcaaatccatgaatcgcgatTCTAAGATGATTTACAAGAAGACCAAAATTGGGTGTAAataagaacaagagcaccgccttgcgggtgctgacgctcatctgattttttttgtatagtagaaatattgtcctacccatgattttctaagtctaaaaagggccatcattcttgcaaaaagcaggatagagttatgtttcttgatgtacagtgtccacttatgatggtgaaaaactgttgcaagttttaaagcaatagctttgatagtttatgagaaaagtatacttaaacataatactcaaccaagaaaatgattttctaagtccaaaaggggcaataattattgcaaaaagcaggatggagttatgttgcttgctgtacagggtcagcttatgatggcgaacaagtgttgcaagtttcaaagcaatagctttgatagttaaagagaaaaagttcacctaaacataaaacttaaccaagaaatctgatattttctaagtccaaaaggggccataaatcttgcaaaaagcaggatggagttatgtttcttgatgtacagggtcagcttatgatggtgaacaagtgttgcaagttttaaagcaaaagctttgatagtttaggataaaagctgacctaaacataaaacttaaccaagaaaactgatattctaagtccaaaaggggcaataattcttgcaaaaagcaagatggagttatgtttcttgatgtacatggtctgcttatgatggtaaacaagtataccaagtttcaaagcaatagctttgatagtttaggagaaaagttgacctaaacataaaacttaaccaagaaatctgatattttctaagtacaaaaggggccataaatcttgcaaaaagcaagatggagttatgtttcttgctatacagggtcagcttatgatggttaacaagtattccaagtttcaaagcaatagctttgatagtttaggagaaaagctgacctaaacataaaacttaaccaggcaacgccgacgccgacgccgacgccgacaaccgctcaagtgatgacaataactcatcattttttttcaaaaaatcagatgagctaaaaatgcttctgtttacttaataacaaacaaattcttatagtttgaaaagttaaatgttttaattaatttatgctttaaatgttttaatttgaatgCAGTTGAATGCAAGAACACAAATAAATGTCAGTGTATTTGTTATACACGTAAGTGATCTCAGTCGATACCGTAACCAGTTGTAGTTGAGATGACCTACGCTTGAACGTACCTCTCCGGAGTGACTAACGTAAAAGTGAAGAGTTAAAGAAgataaaatattcagttttcatattttcgttAGTTTGTCAATGAGATGAATAGCTCATGATTTTTTGAAAGTGCTATGTGAGCCTATAAATAAAAGTGTCcacatgttaaaacatttttttgctatatttataaaatgccccgttttttttctgataaaggCAATGGGTATTACTAATTCGTAAGGTTCAGTAAGCCTACTACAAATGAAAGTACAATATATGCAAATGGTTTAcctgaaataaagttaatattaCGTTTTAATATCGATTAATCAAACAGAAAGGAAAACTACAAATACACCCAGTGTTGACTTAACAGTTTTGCCCAATGTCATACATCTTAATCCGTTCAACACGACCAATGCAATAAAGTTAAGTGGTTGAAAGACATTTGGATTTGTATTAGCGTTATTTCAATATGGTACGTACACTTTCACTATCAGGCATACCGAAAAATGAGAAAGAAATGCAACTGTTGAACATTTACTTATATTCTTTAATTGAATTCATAATTACTTCCGATCGGCTTGCTTTATGTTCAATACTTCAGAAATTTTTTAATTAAGATAGACATCAGTTTAATTAAAACTCCCTTcggcaattttaaaatattgtaaaatgacGAAAGTAAACACATGAAACCTCAGATTTTAGTAAACGTATAACAACTGCGCATATTATTTTAATTACTTGTTTGTTcgtattttcattgttttctttactttttcacTAGGCATTCAGTAGTACCatgcgtcaaagtatggaaaGCACATACCGTCAAAAATATTTGGACAATCTTGCTAGAGGTGTGGAGGGGATGTGGTTAAAGCAGAGATATACCGATGTGACGGTAAAAGCGGGAAGTAAAGCGTACGGAGCTCATCGTGTGCTGTTGGGGTCCATGTCGAACTACTTCAAGGAGCTATTTATGCACAATCATGAGGATAACGTGGAAGTGTCGAGTGTTGAAAGTCAGACTTTTGAAATCGTGTTACAATATATCTACACAGGAAAAACGGACGCAGTGAAGGCTAACCTCGAAAGTGTGCTTTCAGCCGCAGTCAAGCTTCAAATTCCATGTTTACAAGAGATCTGCGAGGATTTCCTAGCTGTGAGGCTCACACCTGAGACTTGTGTGGGCATATTCAAACTGGCATCTGGTCTTGGGTGTGCATCTCTCACAAAACAAAGTCGGGCATATATGTTAGAATACTTCGAAAGTGTAGTGAAATGTAAGGAGTTTATGAATCTAAGCGCTGAAGAACTAACTGCAGTCATCAATGATGATGACCTTAACACGCCGTCTGAAGAGATCGTGTGCGAAGCTGTTTTGGGCTGGATAGCTGCAGATCCTGTTCAGCGATGTCAGTTTTTAGACAAACTGTTCAATGTTGTGAGGTTTCCTCTTTTTAGTGAGAAGTACTTACAAAATCTGAAGGGGAATGACATAATAGCTAAGTCTGAATCAGGtcaaagaatattaaaagaaatcaCTAGCTATATGAACACAGGACTTCCCGCGACAACTGTGAACCCACGAcaatttcaccatcgtactgaaGAATTGATCTGCGTCGTCGGGACCAGGAGTAGACAGCCTAATCCAGAAACCACAGAGGTCAAATGCTTTAGTTTCAATAAAGAAATGGAGTATAATCTCGCTTCCATACCGGAAGAGCCCGGCGCGTGCTATGCCGTCTGCACAAACACTAACGACCTTTACCTCTCTGGGGGATATCTGGGTCAAAAACGTATGCTTCGTTTCCTGGCGACAGAGAATAAATGGAACCTATGTGCCGATATGAAAGAAGGGCGTTGGGGGCATTCCATGACTGCTGTTGACGGTTTGATTTACATTATTGGTGGTAGTAAGAAAATCCCCGAACCGATTGCTGCAATCGAAATGTACAACGCTGGTTCCGACACTACTTTAATAGTTGGTACATTAGAAATCCCAGTGTCTTTTGCAGCGGTAGCCTCATTGGGTGATAAAGTGTACATATTTGGAGGAAAACTAGAAAACAGGAACATTTGTGGGAAAGTACAATGTTTCGACACAGTAACAAGATCTTGTAAAGTCGTCTGCGATATGCCCCGGGTTGACTCAACAGTTGGTAGAACTGCTGTGATCGacaatattatttacattttctacAATCAAGGGGAGGTGGTTATGTTCAAAGAAGATCACGCGCCAGAAATAGTAGCTTCCGGCGTTGCATTTGACCATTTTGGCGTGGTCGTCCACGGCGGGCGTGTCTTAATTGATGGTAGCTATGGTAACCAGTATTCAACGGTGGTATTCGATCCAGTTAC from Mercenaria mercenaria strain notata chromosome 2, MADL_Memer_1, whole genome shotgun sequence carries:
- the LOC123562544 gene encoding kelch-like protein 24 — protein: MAFSSTMRQSMESTYRQKYLDNLARGVEGMWLKQRYTDVTVKAGSKAYGAHRVLLGSMSNYFKELFMHNHEDNVEVSSVESQTFEIVLQYIYTGKTDAVKANLESVLSAAVKLQIPCLQEICEDFLAVRLTPETCVGIFKLASGLGCASLTKQSRAYMLEYFESVVKCKEFMNLSAEELTAVINDDDLNTPSEEIVCEAVLGWIAADPVQRCQFLDKLFNVVRFPLFSEKYLQNLKGNDIIAKSESGQRILKEITSYMNTGLPATTVNPRQFHHRTEELICVVGTRSRQPNPETTEVKCFSFNKEMEYNLASIPEEPGACYAVCTNTNDLYLSGGYLGQKRMLRFLATENKWNLCADMKEGRWGHSMTAVDGLIYIIGGSKKIPEPIAAIEMYNAGSDTTLIVGTLEIPVSFAAVASLGDKVYIFGGKLENRNICGKVQCFDTVTRSCKVVCDMPRVDSTVGRTAVIDNIIYIFYNQGEVVMFKEDHAPEIVASGVAFDHFGVVVHGGRVLIDGSYGNQYSTVVFDPVTRVIEPYSRTVKAALCNFYCMPIVISKNILQSSMK